In Alkalihalobacterium alkalinitrilicum, a genomic segment contains:
- a CDS encoding YozQ family protein: MDKNNEQASLQQSKEVAENSYQPSDYKSTNETEKGLAFVHEQVSDAYVEGTIDGQIEETRNNTDLGKAEEGFKEMEDFDNE; the protein is encoded by the coding sequence ATGGATAAAAACAATGAGCAAGCATCGTTACAGCAAAGTAAAGAAGTGGCAGAAAATTCATACCAACCATCAGATTACAAAAGTACCAACGAAACGGAAAAAGGACTCGCTTTTGTTCATGAACAAGTAAGTGACGCTTATGTAGAAGGTACGATTGATGGACAAATTGAGGAAACGCGAAATAACACTGACTTAGGTAAAGCTGAAGAAGGGTTTAAGGAAATGGAGGATTTTGATAACGAATAA
- a CDS encoding YjcZ family sporulation protein: MSGYGHTGGFALLVVLFILLIIIGASYTGYGY; encoded by the coding sequence ATGTCTGGTTACGGACACACAGGCGGATTTGCGTTATTAGTCGTATTATTTATCCTTCTTATTATCATAGGAGCTTCATATACTGGCTACGGTTATTAA
- a CDS encoding GntR family transcriptional regulator, with the protein MSQDFDNTKPIYYQLMHRFFHKICSGHIRAGEKLPSVRETAVEAGVNPNTVQRTYMEMERMGVVESKRGQGTFVVNDAQVIEQLRQQLAEEQMNTFIEEMESIGFTPREILEKLQTKITEKGE; encoded by the coding sequence ATGTCTCAAGATTTTGACAATACAAAACCAATCTATTATCAACTTATGCATCGTTTTTTTCATAAAATTTGTAGCGGCCACATCCGAGCAGGAGAAAAGCTTCCTTCGGTGAGGGAAACCGCAGTCGAAGCAGGTGTCAATCCAAATACTGTTCAAAGGACTTATATGGAGATGGAACGAATGGGTGTAGTTGAATCCAAGCGTGGTCAAGGCACATTTGTAGTGAATGACGCTCAAGTCATTGAACAGCTGAGACAACAACTAGCTGAAGAACAAATGAACACATTTATCGAAGAAATGGAAAGTATCGGCTTTACTCCACGTGAAATTTTAGAAAAACTACAAACAAAAATTACTGAGAAAGGAGAATAG
- a CDS encoding ABC transporter ATP-binding protein gives MSTPILTIENVMKQYGTKKALDNLTLSVDHPGIIGLIGANGSGKSTLLKLIAGLLKPTTGTVHLLGETVSRQTTKQCAYLSEDDDLFPFYTVKETILFYEKVFPDFERSKSEAILSDIHVEQNQKVGHLSKGNRARVKIALSLGRNVPCLLLDEPLSGLDPIVREDIIKAFAKYADLEKQLIILSTHEVEEIEPLLDKVLFIKNGSIVYFNDVEQLREERQQSVIDFMREVLK, from the coding sequence TTGAGTACACCTATCCTTACTATTGAAAATGTAATGAAACAGTACGGAACGAAAAAAGCACTAGACAACCTTACCCTCTCTGTTGATCACCCTGGAATTATAGGCTTAATCGGCGCAAACGGAAGTGGTAAATCAACGCTATTAAAACTTATTGCTGGACTTCTAAAACCTACAACTGGAACCGTCCACCTGTTAGGAGAAACGGTTTCAAGGCAAACAACCAAACAGTGTGCCTATTTATCTGAGGACGATGATTTATTTCCATTTTATACGGTTAAAGAAACGATCCTTTTTTATGAAAAAGTGTTTCCTGACTTTGAAAGATCTAAATCTGAAGCGATCTTATCCGATATTCATGTAGAGCAAAACCAAAAAGTAGGTCATCTATCAAAGGGTAATCGGGCCCGTGTAAAAATTGCCCTTTCGCTCGGGCGAAATGTTCCTTGTTTACTGTTAGATGAGCCTCTTTCAGGACTTGATCCCATTGTAAGAGAAGATATTATTAAAGCATTTGCAAAATATGCAGACCTTGAGAAACAACTGATTATTTTATCGACCCATGAAGTGGAAGAGATTGAACCTCTATTAGATAAAGTTTTGTTCATTAAAAATGGCTCGATCGTTTACTTTAACGATGTGGAGCAACTCCGTGAAGAACGCCAACAAAGCGTGATTGATTTTATGAGGGAGGTGTTAAAGTGA